The genomic segment CGCGGTGCGCTTCTTTGGCAGCAGCCGCATCAGGGCGCGTAGCGTCACGCTCTTGCCCGAGCCGGACTCGCCGAGCAGGCCGAGAACCTCGCCCTGGCCCAGCGTGAGGTTGAGGTCGTTGATGGCGTACACGGTCCGCTCGCCGGTGAAGCGAACGTTGAGATCGCGGATGTCGACCAGGTTGCTCATCTACAGCTCCGGGCATTGCCGATGGAAGTCGGTGGCGCGCTGCCAGCCTGCGCCGATCCGCAGCAGCGTCGCTTCGTCGAACGGGCGCCCGATCAGTTGCAGGCCGATCGGCAGGCCGGCGTTCGAGAAGCCGCAGGGCAGCGCCAGCGACGGCAGGCCGAGATAGTTGATCGGCCGGGTGAAGCGGGTCAGCCGCTGGATCACAGCTTCGGCGTTCAGGCTGTTGCCGACGTCGCTCTCGGTGATCGTCGGTGCCGGCACCGGCGACACGGGCGCCAGCACCGCATCGACGCCGGCCACGGCCGCGACGAACTCGGCGAGCGCCACGCCGCGCCAGCGCATCGCTTCGAGATAGGTGACGGCCGGAATTGCCAGCGCGTTCTGCAGCCGCATCAGCACCTGCGGGCCGTAATCCTGCGGACGCTCGCGCATCCACTGGCCGTGGAAGCCGGCAGCTTCGACCGCGAGCACGAGCTGTGCGGCGGCGCTGAGCTGGCGCTGATCCGGCAGTTCGACTTCGACGATGCGGACGCCTTCACGCGCCAGCGCCGACTTGGTGTCGTCGAGCACGCGCGTCACCTCTGGATCGAGATCGTCGACATAGAACGATTTCGGAATGCCGATGCTGATGCCCTGTAGCGACTGCCTGGTGGCGGCCAGATAGTCCGGCACCGGGCGATGCGACGCGGTCGGGTCGGCGGGATCGGCGCCGGCCATCAGGCCGGTGAGCAGTGCGCAGTCTTCGGCGGTCCGGGCCAGCGGCCCGACGGTGTCGAGCGAATGCGACAGCGGCATCGCGCCGGCGCGGCTGACCAGCCCGACGGTGGTCTTCAGTCCGGTGACGCCGCAGAAATGCGCCGGCATCCGGATCGAACCGCCGGTGTCGGAGCCGAGCGCCGCAAACGTCAGCCGCGCGGCGACTGCCGAGCCGGAGCCGGACGACGAGCCGCCGGTGATGTGGTCGAGGCCCCACGGATTGCGCACCGCGCCGTAATGCGCGTTGTGCCCGGTCGGGCCATAGGCGAA from the Rhodopseudomonas palustris genome contains:
- a CDS encoding amidase produces the protein MSLGNPALLTLTEVAEAIASKKLSSRDATQACLDRIARAQPKLNAFMAIEPESALAAADAADTALAKGERKGPLHGVPLAHKDMYYETGFVVTCGSKIRRDFVATTTSTALQRLKDAGQVRLGTLQMSEFAYGPTGHNAHYGAVRNPWGLDHITGGSSSGSGSAVAARLTFAALGSDTGGSIRMPAHFCGVTGLKTTVGLVSRAGAMPLSHSLDTVGPLARTAEDCALLTGLMAGADPADPTASHRPVPDYLAATRQSLQGISIGIPKSFYVDDLDPEVTRVLDDTKSALAREGVRIVEVELPDQRQLSAAAQLVLAVEAAGFHGQWMRERPQDYGPQVLMRLQNALAIPAVTYLEAMRWRGVALAEFVAAVAGVDAVLAPVSPVPAPTITESDVGNSLNAEAVIQRLTRFTRPINYLGLPSLALPCGFSNAGLPIGLQLIGRPFDEATLLRIGAGWQRATDFHRQCPEL